The genomic window CTACGGATCATCTCTGCATATAATTTTTCAGCCCTACCTAACGAGCTGAATCTGATCATCATATTGTAAGTTTGAACATCAGGTTGCAATCCACTGATGAGGAGATTAGTGAATATATTCCCTGCTTCGTCAAACTTACCAGCCTTGCACAGTCCATGGATGATGATGTTATAACCAGCTGTATCCATATCCATGTTACTCTCCCGCATGACCTTAAACATTTTCAAAGCCTTTTCTAGTTTCCCATTATCgcaaaaagcagagaaagtaTTGATCAGGAAGCTGCTCGGTCTGGGTTATACACAATTTCAACACCTTGAAGATCCAATTCCactgttttgtgtgtgtttttgatGAAGACACTTCATCTAGATTATTAGTGAGTGACTTTGAAAATCATTTGGCTTGTTTAAGACTCTTGGTATTGTTTCTCTTCATTGATATACAAACTAGAAGATGCACACTGAATCTTATATATCTGAATCAGGAATTAAATTTCAACAAGTAAaaattctttttcattatttccAAGTGATGCTTATCCTCGTTTATGTGTTTttcgttcttttttttgggaatcCCCTTGTTTAAGGGGTGTAGTATATATGCTTGCTAAGTTGATGTTTATTCTTGCTTTTTGATTCTGCAACCTCACAGGGCATAAGTCTAAACATGGAAAAAGCTAAAATCCTTACAAGCAAAGTATAAAGGTTTGATCCTAAAAAACACAAGATTCAttctataaatagaaatttaatatacTGATGCTTATCTGTATATTGACTAGTTTTCTCTCTCGTTTCTGCATATCTTCTCATGGCCAGTTCCGGTGATTATGATGGTATCATCTCACTCTCCCTCTATATTCTTCACTTACCCTATCTGATTAAATACACTGACGTACCAGCCGTGAAtggtatatgtatatgtgcATATGGTCCTATAGATAGACCATTGAATGATATACATCATAGGAAACCAAGTGTGATAGTTAAGATTTCAACCTTTGGATGATGTTGTTGCCCTGTTTTGTTACGGATAGTGTAATTAGATTGATTTCTCCTTCCACTTAAAGGTAAAATGTATAAGTAAATTTGCACAAAGGTAACTTTTGTGAGAAATGCTTGCAGAAATTATAAAGTCTATATCTGATGCCCCACCAACACATTACATGGTCAAGATAGAGTCTTTCTCACTCCTTACAAAGCATGCTATTGAGAGATATGAAACTGAGAGCTTTGAAGCTGGTGGCTACAAATGGTATGCCATCATTGTTACACAACCTTTTCTTTAGTAATTAACAAAACCCTTTTGTGATTGAAGATTAATCATCATAACACGTGCTGGTATCTTAAACCCTGTTTACTGTTGGAACATGCCTCAACTTTTTCAGTGCTTTTTGTTGATGGGATTCTATTCTACATTGCTTTAGGGTGTGGTCAGTAGttatgttttggaaaattttcttttattcaaaaGTAAATGTTACatcctctttttctctctaagtAGTGGACTAGTATAAAGTCTCTCTGGTCATGGTTTTCAACTTTTCCAACTCATAGTGGATCGTTTCTCATGTGAAATCTGGACCCAtctttgtttctattttcctGTGTCCAATTAAATACGGTGAATTTAGTCAATTACTGTGCATTAGTATTAACATGTCTAACATAATATGTGGTCTTGCTTGCAGGAAACTGGTTCTGTACCCAAATGGAAACAAGAGCAAGAATACGAAAGACCATGTTTCTGTTTACTTGTCTCTTGCGGACTCTAGTTCATTAAGTCCAGGGTGGGAGGTTTATGCAGTTTTCCGTCTGTATTTACTGgatcaaaacaaagataacTATTTGATTCTACAAGGTATCTTTAACTTCTTCAAACAGTATGTTTCTCTCATCCTTGTCCCACTCTTAGTATGCATTTTGTGTTGCAGGAAACGAGAGACGGTTTCATTCGGTGAAGCGCGAATGGGGATTTGATAAATTCATCCCAACCGGTACCTTCTCTGATGCGTCAAACGGTTACCTTATGGAAGACACATGTATGTTTGGAGCTGATGTGTTTGTTTCTAAGGAGAGAAGAAGTGGGAGAGGAGAATGTTTATCAATGATTAAAGATGCTACTAGCTCTAAACACGTCTGGAAAATTGAGAATTTCTCCAAGTTAGACAAAGAGAGCTATGACTCTAATGCTTTCTTCGCTGGAGATAGAAAATGGTAACACAAATTTGCCAACAATCCCAAAGCAACCGTAGCTTTAAGCTAATAAATGGTACTACTAATGCAGGAAGATAGAGTTTTATCCTACGGGAACAAAGCAAGGAACAGGAACCCATCTTTCTATCTATCTGACCCTTGTTGATCCTGAAACCATTTCAGATGGTACAAAGATATTTGTAGAGTTTACA from Arabidopsis thaliana chromosome 3, partial sequence includes these protein-coding regions:
- a CDS encoding TRAF-like family protein (TRAF-like family protein; CONTAINS InterPro DOMAIN/s: TRAF-like (InterPro:IPR008974), MATH (InterPro:IPR002083); BEST Arabidopsis thaliana protein match is: TRAF-like family protein (TAIR:AT3G20370.1); Has 1739 Blast hits to 1291 proteins in 145 species: Archae - 0; Bacteria - 0; Metazoa - 259; Fungi - 101; Plants - 1336; Viruses - 0; Other Eukaryotes - 43 (source: NCBI BLink).): MASSGDYDEIIKSISDAPPTHYMVKIESFSLLTKHAIERYETESFEAGGYKWKLVLYPNGNKSKNTKDHVSVYLSLADSSSLSPGWEVYAVFRLYLLDQNKDNYLILQGNERRFHSVKREWGFDKFIPTGTFSDASNGYLMEDTCMFGADVFVSKERRSGRGECLSMIKDATSSKHVWKIENFSKLDKESYDSNAFFAGDRKWKIEFYPTGTKQGTGTHLSIYLTLVDPETISDGTKIFVEFTIRIFDQLQGRHIAGKVTKWFSRSSSEHGWVKYVSMVYFTQPNSGLLLKDVCLVEADVCVHGITSAI